The Anolis carolinensis isolate JA03-04 chromosome 2, rAnoCar3.1.pri, whole genome shotgun sequence genome contains the following window.
gccgctgagatgtccaagagaaccagcagggtcacactccccctgtccagttctctgcagaggtcatccaccaaggcgaccaaagccgtcttggtactgtaaccaggtctgaagccagactgcgattggtccagaaaatcagtgtcttccaagaatccctggagctgagaggcaaccacccgctccaagaccttgcccaaaaaaggaaggttagagattggtctgtaattatttAGATTGGCCAAATCCaaagaggccttcttcaaaataagGCCTTACTATAGCTTGTTTTAGACAAGATGAAAATTTGCCCtgcttatttatttcgtgtcaaaagcattgtacaacaaatacatttcaaataatggaaataaaaaaaaaatcacaagcaactaaatagttttggaccaaaagcgggcaacagcaaccgcattgtctgtagctttaaacaactcctcctccgtacatgaggcagggcattgtgggcaagcatacatatgcggagttgtttgttcagctccacagtcacacaaggtggaggattccttcaggtagtgccaccttgccaagttgtcttttgatctgcccactcctcttctgagtctgttcagggacttccaagttgcccattcctggtttgcccctggaggaaggaagaccctcttggggggccatccagttagaattgccaggtttagatgcccagagggacacccttgctgttgctggggggacatcaagaggagtggtggttctcatgaagcccttccttgatttgagtctggtgggaggagggtgatagccatgcagtgggtggctttcacaatgttcgaccttttttctctcaccgttagcagcaacttcccgtcgcacgtcaggaggggcaatgccagctaacttgtagagtttatcaacaggtgtaggtttaaggcatcccgtgatgattctgcatgtttcattcagtgctatgtccacctgctttgcatgggcagacttgtgccaaacaggacaggcatactctgcagttgagaaagacaaggccagggctgatgttcttatcacttgtgggtctgcaccccatgcactgccagtcagtttccgcaggatgttattgcgtgcagctactttgtgcttggtgttcatgcagtgtttcctatatgttagtgttcagtctaaggtgacaccaaggtatttaggatggaaacagtgttcgagctcttggccttcccaagtaactttcagtttcctgttggcttcgcggttacgtaggtggaaagcacacacttgtgtcttggcagggttaggcttcaggtggttctctttgtagtagctggagagatctttcaaggcattagtgagttgcttttcaactgtttcaaaatcttttgcttgtgttgtaaggccaaggtcatcagcatatataaagctctttgtgagaggtggttgtggctgatcgttcgtgaagatgttaaataaggtcggtgcaagaacgctgccttggggtaaaccattcttttgcctcctccatctgcttttctggccctgaaactccacatagaagctgcggttttctaagagggtctggacagtttttgtaaagtcaaagtcccgggtgatatggtagactttatgcagtatttttctatgttgcaccgtgtcataggctgccgtaaggtccacaaaaactgttcccgtaatgcagcctttctcatagccttcctcgatatgttcagtcagatgaagaatttgacctgtacagtacAACCCCAAAAAGCATTGGATTTGCCCTGCTTCAAAGAGGcgttaattatcatcacaaaccaatcTGCTAAACCatcactggcctgttttaaaagccaggatgggcaaggatcaAGGGCGCAGGTGGTTGCCCTCACCTCcccaaggaccttgtccacgtcatcaggctgaacaagctgaaacgaatcccacaagctcagacagacagatgcctcagttacctccgTAGGCACTGCAACAAGGCCGGGcatccaagtcggaacgaatctgagcgactttatctgcaaaatggtgagcgaacttgcTACACCAAGTTACCGAGTTGTTAGGTGACCCCCCAGCCTGaggaggatggaggagctccccaacaacccgaaacagctctgaagatctattcgttgcagacgcgatgcgagCAGTcgagaaaaccttcctggctgcccgcaatgccacGGAGTAAGctctaatagcggctttagcccgtgctcggtcaggtGCATCACGAGTTGttcgccagcggcactctagtctccttctcgtaCGCTTCATCTCCGCCaactccccagtaaaccagggggtcggggcaactccacgcagcgagaggggacgtttgggagcgattgtgtctattgccctggacatctcgctattgtagcgatcaaccaaggcatcgacaggatcgtcagcctccgtGACAGATAGAactccaagagacctcaggaatccatcaggatccataagcctcctggggcggaccatcttaatgggtcccctACCCCTGGggaggtttgaggacacggtaagtcttaaactgatcagatgatggtcggaccatgacaatggaagaataatttgctcttccaccccAAACAAACCACCGCCCGCAACAAACACCAGGTCGAGTGTGTgcccagcttgatgagtgggacccaagattacttgggacagccccatggtcgtcatggcggccatgaattcttgCGCTGCGCCTGTCAAGGTGgactcagcgtgaatgttgaagtcacccagcaccaaCAGGCACTGGGAACCtaacaccacgctagagaccacctctgctagcgcagacagggagactgctgtgtcgcagggtggacggtacaccagcagaatccccaaactgtcccgggtacctaTCTTCAAGTGGAGACATTCAAACCCAGCAGATTGCAGGACGGGGCATCTGACCAGggtgatggactgccgaaagactaccgcaaccccacctccccgccccccagacctggcctgctgatgcaccccacccagctcgtccaaccaggtcttggtgatgcaagccagatccgcttgctcatccaggataagatcctggataacTGAAGATTTCCCCTTAACGGGTCTGGCGTTaagcagcaggaccttcagcccagAGGGGCTGTcgtggaggctaccacacctaaccttctccagggtcgcaagaacagtattgcgcttctccctgggaatacGTCGGCCGCACCTCcacctcccccacacgacctcgatggaacccTCCCCTATCTGGTCCCCACCCTCCAAGGATCCTAACTGCATTGGAGCAATATTAAAAGGGCCTAgtcagctccctgaattcaaagggCTGCAAGGATCTCTATCTTGTGTAGTATCTAGAGAAGGGGGATGGACCCAACCACTCCTGCTCGTCTGAGCTTGTTTCCCCCCACAGATGTCATCTATTCTGATGCTTTGCAGCTTGGAAAGGACTTTAGGTCAGAGGAAGGGCTGTCTCCACCGTAGCACCTCTAAGATCAAGATCTAACAGTGTCATGAGCCTTGAGATTTTGCAGGACCACATTTTTCAGGCTCTCCAGTCTCTGAATTGTCCATTaccaaggattctgggagttgcagtccaacacatgAGGTGCTGGAAAGTGTTCTGCTTTACTGCTGACTTTCCTGTCAGGAGTATATAACATTAAATAGATGGAGCTCCTCACCTTATTAACCCCTTCAAGCCACATGATGGCGCTCTCCTCAATTGTGAGTCTTTGTTCCAGCGATTCCTGCCTCTCTAAACTCCCAAATTTAATTTTCTCAGTGCTTTTATTTGGCCACACTATTGTGCCTTGAATGTCAAAGTTGGCCGACAGTTCTCTGTTCTCCTCCACATACACCCCATCCATGGAAGAGTTGTAAACTCCGAAATTGCTCAGGAATCGATCCAGCTGGAAGGACAGTGAAAAGCAGCAAGTGAAAGCGCTGGTGGGCTTCTGCTGTCTTAAACAATAAAGTATTTTTGGGAACAACAAGAGTTTCATTGCAACAAATAGTCTACAGAAATTCCTGACAACTTCTTTGCAGCAGCatgacacaatggagccatgggtacAACATCAGAaacagagattccacctaaacattgggaaaacattaggaagaccttccagGTGGTGAGATCTGTTCAGCTGTGGACTACACCGCTTCCTGGGAGTCCAGTGGCATTTCTTTCTCTTGAGATGTTTAAGCATAAGCTGATTGGTCATTGGttttgaatgcttggattgtgtctttaaGTCTGATAGAAGGGGTCTGGTGTGATTTCTACTACCTCAAGAACTGCGCGTTCAGGATTCCAGCATGTAGTTGTGAATACAGAGAATGTGTATTTCATTTTGATCGCTATTCAAGATACCCGCATTAGCTCCTGATTGGCTCATAAACTTATTTTATGGGCTTAATGTCCTGGCTCTGATGGATACAATGCAGTTAGTTCAGATACACAATGGGTGCATTAGGTGATGGCCATCTCAATGGGTGTCATTGGTTGGATCTGGCTTGAGGCATGGAACAGGAACCCCTCCCAGATCATATCAGGCAGAACAGGAAAAAAGGACCCTCAGTTCCAACGTAAGCCCCACTGTGTGTTTCCCTCATGTTCCCTAGTTCATTGTGAAAGGATTATGATAATTTTACGGATTTGTCTCATAAAGTCCAGGGTGTTTTGGGCAACATTCCAAATCAATTCATGAAAGGTTACTACAGGACAAAGACTCCCACCCTTGCTGTATGTCCCAATCTAGAAATTCATAATTTAGGATCTGATTTTTCAATAACAGGGTGGGACTGAATGgccttggggatcccttccaactctagaactCCAACAGGAATGTCCAGAGAAAGGCATTTCCCCCTTTATTTCTTTTTCCCAAAAAAACTTGGTTTAATCGGCAGGATAGCTTTTTGTCAAGAGCACCCAGGTTGCACGGCCATTCAATAACTCCTTAAAAAACTGCAGAGAAAGAGGCTCCATTAGACTCCAAAGCAGCACATTCattattgaacagctcttcttaccatcaagaaatccttccaaatgtcaaggtgcTATCTATTTACTTTCCATTCGAATTCATTGTTCCatgtctagagcagcagaaaacatgtttctcaatatgacatcctttaaatatggctatcatgtccctgtCCCTGATCCAAGATTAACATTCCCAGCTCCCTCAGTCGCTCCACATAGGgcctggcttccaaacctttgatcatgttTTTTGCCCTTCTCTACTGGTCAATATCCTAAGATTCCGTCTATAGTTCTGGGCAAACATGGGATGGATTAAAAAAAAGGGGGATACCTGCCATGGATGCAGTTCTGGAAGGTCCAAATTGTCTGCTCTGCGGCATCTTCTCATGTTCTTCGATGTGGATGACATTGCTGCATGGACAGCATAAGCGACAGCCAGGGCACTGTGGTAAATACTGTAGCTTTCTGGGGTCAGGCTGTATTCAAGAACATTTAGAGGCATATCTCCTTTCTGTTTGCACCTTCCTCGTCCCTTCACAGATAGCTCGTGTTTTGAATAAGTGCAGTCAAAAAACTCCACCTCGTAAGAAAATAAGTGTTTTTCATTCACTTGTTCGTATTTTGGCCTCCTCTTCATCTGGATTGCAAACGAAAAGAACCAATGGCCCTGCCGGGATTCAGAGGCATCCATGGAGAACAGTACGCTGAGGTCCCACAAAACTGTGGTGATCCAGACTTTCCCCACAGTGGAGTCCAGCAAGTGTTCAAGTAAACGCTTTAAAAGGAATAGTCCGCTCGAGATGGATCGTTTCTCTCCATAGAAGATAAACACTTTGACTTGTCTCCATAGGAAATGGAAGCCAGTGGTGAGCGTCACTTTAGGCACATTCATTTCAGGGAGACTTTGTGAGATGGCCACACAGATGCCATGAGAGGTGAGCAGAGGCTTCAGGATACGCATGAACCTTTCCCCATTGTCGTTGTCTGGAGCAAAGAGGCCAATCCAGGTCCACCCAAAATGCTGGAGGAGTTGGACAATCCCTGGATAGAGGATCTCTTCTTTGGGGACCATTCGGTAGAAAAAGGGGAAGAGAGCATTATGTTCAGAGTCCCTGGAGGTGACATCATAGCTGACCTAATTAGGAAGAAAAGAACCAATGGGTTCCACCAATTATATATCctccatccagccatccatcaATTTATAAACCCATCCCTCCATTTTTCCCTCCATCCATTTACCAATATGATGTGCAGATTTCATAAATGTAGATATGTATGTTTTGATTGAactgtatggaaggaaggaatgagagctaataattttggaaACACCAGCCTGAAGAttgaggcctgcaatgactaactccctacttgctgaactgtaattaaaaattgctgataagaactgtgactgtgataagagaaatgtctacatctgtttacatctgtcaacatttgctgaccaCAAACCGGATTAACTCTAAAAGAAATCATCATTGTTTACATTTGTCAAAAACTATTATCTTTGAAGTCAGACCCAGAGCACAATGGTTCGTTACCTGAAGACAAACATCTGTGTCAAGAGGAGAAGACTCAAGATAATTTCAAATGGACAATTATTTACTACATCATCAGAATCCATAGATATAAAAATGTACTGTTCATTTTAGGaccaagtaaacaacaaaaccactggaccaaatgacaccaaatttgggcaCAAAATGCCTACCAACCCAATGAGTGACCACCATGAACAAAATCATAAGCACACAGTGACAAAGACTTAAAAACCCCCCAAAGAAGGAAGATGATACAGTGCAAATGCTACAAAaactcccctagccccgcctcctcctgcacatggggaaaaaaccccgCCGAGGGCATTTAGATGAGACCCACCCCAGAGGCAAGAAAGCTCCCCCAATCCTGCCCTCTACGAGGGGGCACCTAGCTGATCACCAGCCTGTCACTGTCTGTCAGAGGCTCATGCCACTCCATAAGTGTGAAGGGACACTTTTCACCTTttgttctgtcatgcgctgggcctgtagctattgtctttgtataggacgtatactttatgcccagcaggaagccagggcgcctcaaagagaggttcttgaggatttttctgaaaaggatagtcctttgagtctttaatgagataacaaagtctttattattgaacaaataataaaacttcaaggagtcaaacaacacttcaaggtttccttaataaactgttggccttttaggtcttgtccccaagggacagataattggctttggataactgtgctttctctataagaagaaaacccccttataacctctcccaggctgtctattatatgggcctagctgatgtgggacccactaccgattccaaatgtgtctgggtatcgagtggacctaccaaccaaggcttgcagatgtttcagctggggttccgtggatctgtggtgcggttccctctccgaggtttctttggaaactttagggctgtttccctcaggagcagtgaggctgagaggctgggagggaggagggagaaaaggaaaggcgatcgctctcctctctctctctgctcttggTGCATGCAGAGCCTCAGTCTCCTGCTTTGGAGATGTCTCTCCAACCCAGCCTAGTTTCCAAATCAGTGTGGGAAAAGGGCTCATGATTGgaaggaattggggggggggggggggagagagagagagaagccaaaGCAGCAGGCTGAGCttgggaaagggagccggggCTGGCAAGTGGGGAGGGGGGCTGGCTGCTTTCTGTCATCTCCTGACCTGGCCAGGTGGACGGAGGACCTCCCCCCTTtcttcctgcacacacacactttgctccagatcctctctctctcccttctccctttctttttcacccccacacactctctcttcctcctcctcctcctcctcctcctcctcctgcttttaCGTCTGACAGACTTGCAGCAACTTGCATTTCTGGCCTCTTTCTTCTTAAGAGGCTATCCAGCCCAGCCCCTTTCTGCTAGGCTGGAAGGCACAGCCAAGCCTTCCCAACACAGACCacccagctccaggtgagattctAGAGACAATTTACCAATACCAgtgtttagcaaactttggttttccagtgttGCCATTCCTCTAGGCTCACTATGGGAttctacagtatatcagtgtgttcccaattctgatcctccaggtgttttggatttcaaaaatgatgttttgttgcttaatttgtaaaaccataatgtgagtcaagcactgaaagggttaaataagctagtgtCGTCCTAAGGacagtgagtaggccaaagcctatTAGAGTTGGTGGGCCAAAATTAGTACCCTGAGGAGTGTGAGAAGATCTCAGTATGAGAAGGACTAGGGTAAGAAGCTTTGGTTTGAGGGCCTCATGtctgaagctccagtgtgaaggctgctgtgtgtaaagctcctgtatgcagctcctgtgtaagtttggtgtgagaggaggctctatgagaatgaagctgtttatctgcatgagaaagaagcccaacatggaagcaaagaaagaagtaTGAAGagttttatttgtgttatggaaaccttgttcttgtaaatagtgctacCATATTAATTTGCTGCAAAGAAAAGCCTCCCAAGGAAGAGATaatattggtctgtgtgtttttgttctttttatcacttgtgACTACCTGTGCTGGGTcacactgctgctaataagttattctgctgtgcatttatggggagggtcttttgttaatacgCCCACTCGCCCCACAAGGAGCACACATAGAGCCATTATTGGACAAGAATGCGTTTAAAGTCTCTGCCTGCCTTCACTTCCTGGtgagtctttttttaaaatatattttttattgaagcTTTAccttataatttataatttatttatttacagtatttatattccgcccttctcaccccaaaggggactcagggcggattacaatgaacacatatatggcaaacattcaatgccaacagacaaacaacatacattagatagactcagaggcatttttaacatttttccagcttcacaattccggccacaggggaagctgttgcttcaccgtccagtagtggctgtacttcctcattcctttcctcatgttttgctggcagttttatggtgttgtaaattagcctcccgcataaagcatccctaaatttccctaattgacagatgcaactgtctttcggggctgcataggtcaacagcaagccggggctattaatcgtcggaggcttaacccgacccgccACAGCTGGCTAGTATATCTTATAAGTATAATTAATTtacttataagatagagtaaattaacatcaaaagagtgagaacatttgattgtatagaaagtaggaaaactgcgattaaaaaaggatcaaaaattaATCTTTAATCTGGAACTTTGATTGTTAGCATAATGCTCGCCAGGCAGAACTCTCTCATTTAATTACAGTCTAAAGTTTGATATCAACAGGGCTGAATAGTACCATAGAATTGTGaaagaggacctagaaaattctcaGAAGGGAAATATTCTTATCAGATGTAGacacacaaacctgcaaaaaccAGTCCCATGGAGGctatactgtatataattattACCATTTCAAATTTCATTGCAATACAAAAGTCAACCGTGTATGACAGAACATGTTATTAAAAGCCCTTTCATGCAATTGCAATAGATAAAAGAGAGCTTTCAATCAATATCACTTGCACCACCACCCTTTTCCCAATTCCATACCTGTGGGATCTTGTAGATGCTCAGAATATTTGAAACATGGCCTGAGATTTCGGAGTTGGCCCCTTCTAGAACGGCCAGCGGTTCCTTCTGCCTCCCGCATCGGTAGTTGGGGATGCTTCTCTGCCCGGGGGAGAGCAAGTCCAGCATGGCGTCGTAGGTGATCCTGGGGTGGAAATAGTTCTCGTAAACATTGTAGCCCAGGGTTGCGTTGGGGAAAAGCCGGGGGTCCTGGCTGACCTCCTCCATGGCGAAGAAGAAGGTCAGATAGTTGGTGTTCATTCTAGCCATccttcaaaacaaaacagatgtGTTCCATTGTCATTATCTGAAAGTGACCTAGGAATTGTGGTAGATCACGAGCTGAAGATGAGTGTAGAGTGTGATACGACAGTTAAAGCCCAATGTAATTCCTGGCTCCGTCCataggaatctagtgtctaggtcgagggaagtcatagtcccacctTCTTCTGGTTTGGTCAGGGCTCGCCTG
Protein-coding sequences here:
- the LOC100552417 gene encoding vomeronasal type-2 receptor 26 isoform X2 encodes the protein MARMNTNYLTFFFAMEEVSQDPRLFPNATLGYNVYENYFHPRITYDAMLDLLSPGQRSIPNYRCGRQKEPLAVLEGANSEISGHVSNILSIYKIPQVSYDVTSRDSEHNALFPFFYRMVPKEEILYPGIVQLLQHFGWTWIGLFAPDNDNGERFMRILKPLLTSHGICVAISQSLPEMNVPKVTLTTGFHFLWRQVKVFIFYGEKRSISSGLFLLKRLLEHLLDSTVGKVWITTVLWDLSVLFSMDASESRQGHWFFSFAIQMKRRPKYEQVNEKHLFSYEVEFFDCTYSKHELSVKGRGRCKQKGDMPLNVLEYSLTPESYSIYHSALAVAYAVHAAMSSTSKNMRRCRRADNLDLPELHPWQVSPFFLIHPMFAQNYRRNLRILTSREGQKT